CTCCTCCAATCAGAAGGGGATTTATCTTCGAAACCGTATCCGCAGGGAACTGATCCCTCTGCTGGTGGAGAGATACAACCCGAACCTGGTGGAAGACCTGCAGAGGACAGCAGAGATACTCGGGGAGGAAGAGGCCTTCATGCAGGAAGAGGCTGAAAAGCGCTTCTCCCCGATGACTATCCCCGGCGGAGTGGCCCTCGATCTATCAGATCTTAAGGGTCTTTCTCATGCCATGGTGCGAAGGATGGTGAGGATGGCCATGGTCCAGGCCGGCGAGTCTTCCGAGATCACTTTCCGGCATGTGGATTCGGTCTTGAAACTGATGGAGGCGGAGGGCTCCGCGGCGAGGATCGATCTCCCGGAGGGATTGAAGGTCCGAAAGTCCTACGAAAGGCTGGAGTTTTCCATGGAGAATCCAAAAGAGAGCCCTGGGGATCTTTATGAGATCCCGGTTCCCGGCAGCAAGCGGATCCCCGAGCTGAGGATCGAGGTGGAATCCAGGGTCCTTTCCCTTGATGAGACAGCGGACTCTCTTCTGAAAAGCGAGGCGGTCCTGGATCTGGACAAGTGTTCCGGCCCGCTTGGTTTCAGGACAAGGCGGCCGGGGGATATTTTTTATCCCAAGGGGTTCGGCAAAAAGAAAAAAGTCAAACGGTTTTTCATTGACGAGAAGATACCATACATGGAGCGCGGCCGGGTCCCGCTCCTGGTCAATCGTGAAAACGAGATCCTCTGGATTGGTGGATACCGGATGGATGGGCGTTATGCCGTGGATGACAAGACCCGCCGTGCCCTTCTGATTCAGATCCGCCGCTTAAACGGGAAAGAGCATGAAGAGACTCGGCGAAGTCCTGATATCGGCTGAGGCCATCAGAAACAGGGTCTGCGATCTGGCTGGTGAGATATCACGTGACTATCAAGGCAAGGACCTCCTCATGGTCGGAATCCTTAAAGGGGCCTTTGTCTTTATGGCGGACCTGGTCCGGGCGATCTCCATCCCGGTCCGGATTGATTTCCTGGGCGTGGCCAGTTATGGACCGGGCACGGACCCGTCTGAGGAGATCAAGGTTTTCAAAGATTTGAATCAGCCTGTGGCCGGCCGGGACATTTTGATCGTGGACGATATTATTGATACCGGCCTGACCACGGATTACCTGCTCCGGCTCCTTACGGTGCGGAGTCCCAGGTCCATCAAGGTCTGCTCACTGCTGAACAAGCCGTCGAGGAGAAAGGTCGAGGTTAAGATCGACTACCTGGGGTTTCAGATCCCGGATCATTTCGTCGTGGGGTACGGCATGGATTTTAATGAGGAGTATCGGCATCTGCCGGAGGTCCACATGATCACGGCTTCGTAAAAAGTCCGTCTGCATCACGGAGATCTGATGACGCCTGTGGCCGTTCAATGCGGTTTGGAACTTTTTATTTGGAAATATAATTTTTTTATTGTTTATCAGAAAGATTTTATGATAGGATGTGCAATATAAAAAACAATGTAAATCAACAAGATAGGACATTTCTCCTGTCTTTTGCGCATTGATTTGCCGTCCGGGAGGCCCTTTGTGAATTCCTTCTATAAAAGTTTAACCCTGTGGCTTGTCATCGGTATGGTGATGGTCCTTGTTTTCAATCTCTTCAATTACCAGAAGGACATCACGCACGAGATCACGTTTACGGAATTCCTGGATCAGGTGGATAACGGAGAAGTCAAGGAGGTTGTGATCCAGGAAGACGAAGGGATCACCGGCATCACGCAGGACGGCAAGACCTTCAGGGTCTATTCACCGCAGTATCCTGACCTGATCAAGGACCTTCGGACCAAGGGGGTCAAGATCAAGGCCAAACCTCCCAGGAAAGAGTCACTCCTGATGACCATCCTGGTCTCATGGTTCCCCTTTCTCCTCCTCATCGGCGTCTGGATCTTTTTCATGAGGCAGATGCAGGGCGGAGGGAACAAGGCCCTCTCCTTCGGGAAGAGCCGCGCCAAGCTCCTGACCGAGGATCAGCAGAAAGTGACCTTCAAGGACGTGGCCGGAATCGATGAGGCCAAAGAGGAACTCCAGGAAGTGATCGAGTTTCTCAAGGATCCGAAAAAGTTCCAGAAACTCGGAGGAAAGATCCCCAAGGGGGTGCTCCTGATGGGGCCGCCCGGGACAGGCAAAACCCTTCTGGCGAGGGCCATTGCCGGGGAGGCGGATGTCCCCTTTTTTACGATCAGCGGCTCTGATTTTGTTGAAATGTTTGTGGGCGTGGGCGCCTCCAGGGTCAGGGACCTCTTTGACCAGGGGAAAAAGCACGCCCCCTGCATCATCTTCATCGACGAGATCGACGCGGTGGGACGCCACCGGGGCGCCGGGCTCGGTGGAGGTCACGATGAGCGGGAGCAGACATTGAACCAGCTTCTGGTGGAGATGGATGGATTCGAATCCCATGAAAGCGTGATCCTGATCGCAGCGACCAACCGGCCCGACGTCCTCGATCCGGCCCTCATGCGTCCCGGGAGATTCGACCGGCAGGTGGTGGTCCCGAATCCGGACATCAAGGGGAGGGAAGGGATACTCAAGGTCCATACCCGGAAGATCCCCATGGCAGAGGACGTGGATATCATGACCCTTGCAAGGGGGACACCGGGGTTCTCCGGGGCCGACCTGGCCAACATGGTGAACGAAGGAGCGTTGCTCGCTGCGCGCAAGAACAAGGACAAGGTCGACATGTCCGACCTCGAATCAGCCAAGGACAAGGTCATGATGGGCGCAGAGCGAAGAAGCATGGTCATGACCGATGAGGAGAAGAGAAACACGGCCTATCACGAAGCGGGACATGCCTTGGTGGCCAGGCTGGTTCCCGGCGCCGATCCGGTGCACAAGGTGACCATCATTCCCAGGGGAAGGGCGCTGGGGGTGACTCAGCAGATACCGGAGTCGGACAAGTACACCTACTCCAAGGAGAATATGCTGGCCAGGATCACGGTGCTCCTGGGCGGAAGGGCCTCCGAGGAGCTGATCTTTGATCAGATGACCACAGGGGCCGGAAACGACATCGAGCGGTCCACCGAGCTTGCAAGAAAGATGATCTGCGAGTGGGGCATGAGTGATAAGCTCGGCCCGGTGACCTTCGGCAAGAAGGAAGAGCAGATCTTCCTGGGGAGAGAGATCTCGCAGCACAGGGACTACAGCGAAGCCACGGCCGTGGAGATTGATTCCGAGGTGAGAAGGGTTGTCAACGAGTGTCATGACGAGGCCAGAAGGCTTCTCCAAGAGAACATTGAAACCTTGAAACGGATCGCCGAAACCCTGCTGGATATCGAGGTTCTGAATGCAGAACAGCTCGATGAGATCATAGACGGAAAATCCCCCAAAGAGGCCAAGGAATGAGATACCGGATGAGGGTCCTCAATCTGGGAACGAGGGATGAACTCATCCGTGAAATGAAACGTCTGGGCGCCGATCCGGAAGGGATCGGCATGATGTTTCCCAAAGGATTGACCAGACTGATCCGTCTTGCCGGCATTCCCTGCAAAGTGGCCAACCTTCTCAAACAGGAATTGCTTTCACGCGGGGGAGACTGCGCTGTTTCACATGGGACGCTCACACACGCCGTGGAGACCACCGATGCCCTCATGATCGCCACGGAGAGACAGTACCGCGAGCTGATCCGTAAATTGAAGAAGCAAAAGATCTTCGGACTTCCGGAACTTGCCGGTCAGATTGAAAAGAGCATAACGAACATGAACCTCAGGAAGTTCCGGATCGAAATCGGGGGCAAGGCGCTGAATCTCGATGAAAGGACCCATATCATGGGGGTTCTGAATGTGACGCCGGATTCCTTTTCCGACGGAGGGACCTTCATGGATCCGGAGAAGGCCTATCTCCATGCTTTGAGAATGAGGGACGACGGCGCCGATATCATCGATATCGGGGGGGAATCAACACGTCCGGGCGCAGAGGAGACGCCTGAAGACCTTGAACTCTCGAGAATCCTTCCTCTGGTCGAGCGTATTTCCAGGGAATCGGAGGCGGTCATTTCCGTGGATACCTACAAGGCGCGTGTGGCGAGAAAAGCCATTGAAGCCGGGGCACACATGATCAATGATATCAGCGGGCTGAGGTTCGATCCGGAGATGGCGCCGTTGATTGCCGAGACCGGCGTGCCGGTCGTCATCATGCATATCAAGGGGACGCCCAGGGATATGCAAAAAGAACCCTCCTATGAAGACGTCATGGGGGAGATTATCGCAAGCCTTGAGGAGAGCATGGAGATCGCTTACAGGGCAGGGGTCCGGGAGGAACAGATCGTGGTGGATCCGGGGATCGGTTTTGGAAAGCGCCTTCAGGATAATCTGGACATCATCAGGCATCTTTCAGAACTCAAAATTCTCGGGCGGCCGATCCTGCTCGGTACCTCTCGGAAGTCATTCATCGGCAGCATTCTTAACCTCTCAGTTACGGACCGCCTTGAGGGGACTGCGGCTACCGTGAGCGTGGGGATCATGAACGGCGTCCATATCATCCGGGTCCACGACGTTCGGGAAATGGCCAGGGTGGCCAAGGTGACCGATGCCGTGGCCCAACGCGTTTAATGTCTGGATAATTAGAATCATCTCCAAAAGAGTGGGTGAAAACATAAGGGTTCAAGGGGTCAAGGATTCCAGGGGTCAAGTGAAGTGCTTTTTAAAAACTCAAGGGTCCGAGGGGTCAAGGGGCTTAGGGTCCAAGTGAAAAGCATAGAAAAAAACTGAAGGGCAACAGAAATCAAAAAACCACTTGAACCCTTGAACCCTTGAACCCTATAACCCTATCTTGTATTTTAAAGAAATGGTTCCGAATGTTTTCTGAAATCTCCGACGTCCTCCACTGGTTTCTGCGGACATTTCGATGGCAGGATGCCGTCGACATCCTGATCGTTGCCTACGTCCTTTACGAGCTGTTCAAGCTTTTTAAAGGGACCCGGGCCCTTCAGATGATCATCGGGCTGACCATCCTGGTCATGGCCTCGTTCATTTTCCAGTGGGCAAAATTTTATACCATCAGCTGGCTGCTGAATAACCTGTGGGCCTATCTGGCCCTGAGTGTGATCATTCTTTTCCAGCCGGAAATCCGCAGGACCCTGGCCCATATGGGGCAGAGCCCTGTTTTTTCATCCATGAACCTGGAATCGGAGGCCAAGACCATTGATGAACTGGTCAAGGGATCCGTCACCATGGCGAGCCGGAAGATCGGGGCGCTGATCCTGCTTGAACGTGAGCACAGCATCGAAGGCCTGATTGAGATGGGGACGCCCATTGACTCGAAGTTGTCCAAGGAGATCCTCCTCAGTATCTTCCTCCCCTATTCCCCGATTCATGACGGGGCCGTGATCATTCAGAAGGACAGGATCAAGGCCGCGGGATGTTTCCTCCCGCTTACGCTGAATCTCAACCTGAGCAAGGAGCTGGGGACCCGTCACCGGGCGGCCATGGGCATCACTGAAGAGACCGATGCCGTGGTGATCGTGGTCTCGGAAGAGACAGGGACCATTTCCGTGGTGATCGGCGGGAAGATTACACGGGACCTGGATGCGCAGGCCCTTCGCCGTGTCCTGACCAATGTGATGCGGCCGGTTAAGAAAAAAACAAGGAAATGGTTTTAAAGATCATCTCCAAAAGAGTGGGTGAAAAAGAAGGGGTCAAGGGGCCAAGGATTCAAGGGGTCGAGTGAAGTGCTAAAAACATCAGCGGTCAAGGGGTCCAGTGTTTTTCTCTGGAGATTTTGCTTGCGTTTAAGTATTTCACTTGAACCCTGGAATCCTCGACCCCTTTTTACCCACTAAATGGGAGAAGAACCATAATTAAAAAAGGGATCAGCGGAGTGAAAGGCATGAGGCGCTTTAAGGATATATTGATCAAGGATTTGTGGATCAAGGCATTCTCCATTATTTTTGCTTTTTTCCTCTGGTTTTCCATCGTCGGGGGAGAAAGCGCTGAGGAGTTTTTTACCATCCCGCTGACCATTGTGAAAATCCCAGAGAATATGATCATCAAAAACGAACTGGTTGATTTCGTGAATTTGCGGGTGCGCGGGCAGAAGGCCGTGCTCAACTCGCTGAATGCCAAACAGATCACCGTGGAACTCAACCTCAAGGATGCAAAAGAGGGTGAAAACGTCATCACCCTCTTTCCGGAAGAAGTCAAACTCCCTGAAGGGCTCTCCGTTGTAAGGATCAGTCCTTCACAGGTCACGGTCGAGCTGAGCAAACTTGCCGAGAAAGCGCTCCCGGTGGAACCCGATTTCTTCGGGACCGCAGCCAAAGGCTACGAGATCGGGAGGGTTACGGCCACGCCGCTCAAGGTAGAGGTGATGGGGCTGAAGGAGGCGCTCAAGGATCAGGAAAAGATCAAGACCGCGCGTATAGATCTCTTCGGAAAGAACCGGTCTTTTTCCGTGGAGGCGGACCTGAAGCCCCCCAGTGGAAATGTCTATATCAAAGGGCCCAAAAAGGTCCAGGTTGACGTGGAGATCCTGGAAAAGTCAGGCCGGCGTGAATTCCGGAATATACCGGTGAAGGGGTCCGGCCCTTCGGACGGGGCGGTTTTTCATCCGGATAAGGTGACACTGGTCATCGCCGGGCCGGAGGCCAAACTTACGGATATGCTCCCTTCGATGATCGAGGTCGTGATCCAGGAGCCGGAGACACCGGGCGCCTTTGATCTGGAACCGGAGGTGACCTTGCCCGAGGGGTTTCAGGTGATCCGGATCAGTCCTGAAAAAATACGGGTCAAGGTGGAGAAGCATTCCTGAACCGTTCTATATATACAGAGCCTCATAAACCAACAACGTCATTCCCCGGCCCCCGATCGCAGTCGAGGGCAGGCTTGATCGGGGAATCCATGGTTCGACAAGCTCACCATGACAATTGTCACCCTGAGCCTGTCGAAGGGTGGATTGTCCGGTCGAGCCGGACAATGACAAACTGATTAACCTCTGTCACTGTGTATAAAGGAGGGTCAATCTTGGGCAAGTTGTTTGGAACCGACGGCGTCCGGGGTGTTGCCAACGTCTACCCCATGAACGTGGAAATGGCGATCAAGCTCGGGAGGGCGGCTTCACATATTTTCAAGAAGGCGCGCTCCGGCCGGCACAAGGTCATCATAGGCAAGGATACGAGACTTTCGGGATACATGCTGGAGAGCGCCCTCATGTCAGGAATCTGCTCCATGGGCGTGGACGTCCTGCTGGTCGGTCCCCTCCCCACGCCGGCCATTGCCTTCATGACTAAAAATCTCCGGGCGGACGCGGGTGTGGTGATCTCCGCCTCGCACAACCCCTATCAGGACAACGGGATCAAGTTTTTCTCTCCCGATGGGTACAAACTCCCGGATGAAATAGAAGAGGAGATGGAGTCTCTTATTTTTTCCAATGATATTGATTCCATCCGGCCCACGGCCGAGGAGGTGGGAAAGGCCTTTCGGATTGATGACGCGGAGGGCCGCTATGTTTCTTACATCAAAACAAGCTTCCCCAAGGAGTATGACCTCTCCGGGATCAAGATCGTGATTGACTGTGCCAACGGCGCGGCGTACAAGGCCGCCCCGCTGGTCATGCAGGAACTCGGCGCCGATATCGTCGTCTTGAATAACCGGCCCGACGGATGCAACATTAACAAGGACTGCGGGTCGCTCCATCCTGATGTGATCATAAAGGCCGTTCTGGACCATGGCGCCGATATCGGCATCTCCCTGGACGGAGATGCAGACCGCGTGATCTTTTCGGATGAAAAGGGGAGTGAGGTCAACGGCGACCCCGTGATGGTCTTCTCCGCCCTGGACATGAAAAGCCGAGGGGTCCTGCGTGAGAATACCCTGGTGACCACGGTGATGAGCAACATGGGGTTGGAACTGGCGCTGAAAAAACAGGGGATACGGGTCGTCCGGACGCAGGTCGGAGACCGGTATGTGGCCGAGGAGATGATCCGGGGAGGATATAATCTGGGCGGGGAGCAATCCGGTCATATTCTATTTATGGACTACAATACCACGGGAGACGGGATCCTGTCGGCCCTGCAGGTCCTTTCCATCATGAGGAGGTCCGGAAAGAGTCTCTCCGAACTCGCTTCGGTCATGACCACGCTTCCGCAGATCCTCAAGAACGTCAGGGTCAGGGAGAAAAAGGATTTTGAAAGCCTGCCGGACGTCAAGAAGGCCATCCATTCCGCAGAGCAGAAACTTAAAGAGGAGGGGAGGGTTCTGGTCAGGTATTCAGGCACTGAAAACAAGGCCAGGGTCATGATCGAAGGACCGGATTCGGATTCGATCCGGGATATGGCCGAAAGCATAGCGGGAGAGATCGAGAAGGCGATTGGTGTTAAAAATTAAAGATTATCTCCAGAAGAGTAGGTGAAAACATCAGGGGTCAAGGGGTCAAGGATTCCAGGGGTCAAGTGAAGTGCTTTTCAAGAAATTGAGGGTCCGAGGGGTCAAGGATTCAAGTGAAATACAGAAAAGCAAGCAAAGTCTCCAGAGAGAAACACTGGACCCCTTGAACCCTTGAACCCTTTTTATCCACTATATGGGAGAAGAAACAAAATTGGGATTTCGATATTCGGATTTCAGCCTATTTTAGAAAGGGGTTTCTTGTGACACGACTGGGAGTGAACATTGATCACGTGGCCACGATCCGTCAGGCCAGGCTGACCACGGAACCGGATCCGGTTGCGGCCGCGCTCATTGCCGAGCTGGCCGGAGCAGACGGCATTACCATCCACCTGAGAGAGGACCGCAGGCATATCCAGGACCGTGATTTAAGTTTGATCCGTCGTGTGATTCATGTCCGACTGAACCTGGAAATGGCGGCAACCGAGGAGATCATCCGGATCGCACTGAAGGAGAGACCGGATGCGGTCTGTCTCGTTCCTGAAAAGAGGGCGGAACTCACGACTGAAGGCGGACTGGATGTGGCGGCCCATGGGAAGTCCCTGAAGCAAGGGATCCGGAGGCTGAGGCATAAGGGGATCGAGGTCAGCATCTTCGTGGATCCCGATCCCAGACAGGTGATCGCCTCAAAGGAGTTGAACGCTGATGCCGTGGAGATCCATACCGGCGCCTATGCGGAGGCCAAAGGCAAGGCGCAGGCCCGGGAACTGGAGCGTATCCATCGGGCCGTGCAGACTGCCCGTGAGATCGGGATCAGCATCCATGCAGGGCACGGGCTGACCTACCGGAACGTCAGCCGGATCGCCGCCATACCGGAGATCGAGGAGCTGAACATCGGACACAGCATCATATCCAGGGCGGTGCTGGTAGGGCTGGAACGGGCTGTCAGGGAAATGAAGGCGCTGGTGAACCCTTGAACCCTTTGTCAACTTAATTGACGATGAGCCGAGTATGAAGGTCGCGAATGCTGAACAGATGAAGAGACTGGACCGGGAGGCCGTCAGGGAGTACAGGATCCCCGGAATCGTGCTTATGGAGAACGCCTCGCTGGGGGTGATCCGTTCCATGGAGACGAAATACGGCCGGCTTTGGGGGAGGTCCGTGCTGATCTTCTGCGGCAAGGGGAACAACGGCGGGGACGGGATGGCCTCGGCCAGACACCTTGCAAACCGAGGGGCGCACGTCCAGGTGGTTCTCTTGGGAGAACCTGAGAGCCTCCAGGAAGACGCAGCAGCCAATTACGCCATCTGCGAACGCATGAAGATCCGAATCCATCCGGTGGTCTCTCCAAAAGATTTTTCTTCGGTTTCACGCTGGATCAGTAAGGCCGATCTTATCCTGGATGCGATCCTGGGAACCGGGATCGTCCCGCCGGTCCGCGGGCTGGTGGAACAGGCAGTACGCCGGATCAACCGGTCCGGTAAACCGGTGATCTCCGTGGACCTCCCCACAGGCTTGAGTGCGGACTCTTCTGAAATCGTCGGGGAGGTGGTTCATGCGGATTTGACTGTCACCTTCGGTCTTCCCAAAATATCCCTGGTCCAGTATCCCTCATTGTCGAATGCCGGAGAGGTCCACGTGGCGGACATCAGCCTTCCTTGGGAACTCGTGGACCAGGCTGAGATCCCAGTGGAACTTCTCGGTGAGGAGATTCTGCAGGCCCTTCCGCCGAGGAGGCCCGATCTTCACAAGGGGGAAGCAGGCCGGGTCCTTCTGATCGCAGGATCCAGGGGAATGCCTGGAGCGGCGGTAATGGCCGCCCTATCCTGTTTCAGGTCCGGCGCCGGACTGGTCTATGCCGCCGTGCCCGGGCGGGTGCGGGAGTTTTTTCATAAACAGTTGGTAGAGGGGATCACCGTCACCCTTCCGGAAACCGAGCGGGATCATCTGAGCCTCTCCGCTCTGCCGGATATCCTCGCTGCGGCCCGGGGGAAAAAGGCGGCGGTGATGGGGCCCGGAATCGGCCTTGACCCGGCAACGGGCGATATGGTACGATCCCTCATTCAAAAGATCCGCATCCCCATGATTCTGGACGCCGACGCCCTCAGCCATCTGGCCGGGAATACGGCCCTACTCAGGAAAATCAGGATCCCGGTGATCCTGACCCCGCATCCCGGGGAGATGGCCAGGCTGACAGACGTCTCGGACAAGGTTTTAAAGACGCGCCGCGTGGATCTGGCCCGGGAATTCGCCGCGGCGTTTGGGGTGATTCTGGTTTTAAAAGGGGCCAGGACCGTGATTGCGGATCCCAAGGGCCGGGTCTGGATCAATCCAACGGGAAATCCGGGCATGGCCACGGCCGGGACCGGGGACGTGCTCACGGGGATGATCGCCGGGCTTGCGGCCCAAGGGATGGCGCCTCTGCAGGCTGCGCTGGCCGGTGTTTTTCTGCACGGGCGCTGCGGGGACCGAGCCGCCGCACACCGGGGTAAACGAGGACTTCTTGCCAGAGACCTGATCCGTGAGATACCGAATGTCTTGAGGACCGTTGATGACAAGAAAAGGACCCGATGAAACCACAGAGTGCACAGAGAAACAGTCTGTGTTCTGTGGTCAGGTTTTAATAAACGTTCAACCAGAAAAGGAGGAAAACATGAAAAGGATTCTTGCTTGCGCAGTCTTTTTAACTCTACGGGTCGGCCGCGCTCTCTTATTATCCGATGAAGAATCTTGGGATTTCGGCCGGATACCGGATGATCCGCCTGGATGTGTCCGAGGATGGAGACAGTGCATTTCTTAAACTGGGCGGTCCGACCCTGTCTGCGACTCTTCGATTCTAAAGAAGCTTATGAATGATTTGATGGATGTTTATTTTAAAGAAAAGAGGTGAGGAACATTGCTTGCAGCCAAAGATCTGATGACCCGGGACGTGATCACCGTGGGGCCCGACATGCCGGTCAAGGAACTGGCCAATCTGTTGGTCGAGCGCCATATCAGCGGCGCCCCCGTGGTTGACCGGGAGGGGGCGCTGGTCGGGATCATTACCGAGAAGGATCTGATCGAGAGTAATAAAAACATTCACATCCCGACTGTGGTGACCCTCTTTGACGCGGTGATCTATCTTGAAAGCGAAAAACACTTCAAGCAAGAGCTGAAAAAGATGGCCGCTTCCAAGGTGGAGGATATCATGGTCCGGAAGGTGGTCACCATCGGAGAAGAGACCTCCATCCGTGAGATTGCCGCGATCATGTCGGAACGGGGCAAGGGTCTGCTTCCCGTGGTCCGGGATGGGAAGCTGGTCGGGATTGTGGGCAAGGCCGATATCGTCCGGTCCATGGCCGGATAAACAAAGATCCCTCTCGGTGCGTCACCCTATTGATGAACAGGACCACTTAGGCGGAAACCATTTCAGGGCGACAGGAGAATGTCTGCCGGATTCATGATGCAAGCGGTTCTGCGTTCGTCTTCCGAGGAGGAGACTCTTTTGATCGGAGAACGCCTCGGCGGGCGCCTGGCCGGAGGCGATATCCTTGCCCTTGCAGGGAGGCTTGGCGCAGGAAAGACCGTTCTGGCCAAAGGGATCGCCAGGGGGCTCGGGATCAGGGAAGAGGACGTTGTGAGCCCCACCTATATGCTGATTCATGAAATTTCAGGGGCCGTGAAGCTCTTTCACGTGGACCTGTACCGTGTAACCGATATGGACGACCTGGAGAATGCCGGGTTCTACGACGTCTTCGATCAAGATGCCGTGACCGTCATTGAATGGGCTGACCGCTTTCCGGGCGCGGTCTCCGAACCGTATTTGATGATCAGGCTGCAATGCGTGGACGAGAATATCAGGGAGATCTTCATAGAGCCTCATGGGGAGAGGTTCAGGCGTCTTCTAAACCTCTTGGTGAAAGAAATTCCGTCTCACCTGATCTACAGGACATGAGGGCGCGGGCCTCTTCCGGGAAAGGTATGGGGTATGCTGTCGGAAGATGAGATCAGAAGTCTCTCAAAGGAGATGAGAAGAGTCCTCTCTGACGTCCGGGGTCTGGAGTTCCTCCGGCCTGTTGAAGAGATCGAGGAGAAGATCTCCTCTGTTCTTTCGCAGAACATGCAGGAGGAAATCAAGCTCAATGCCGAATGTGACAAGATCATGGATCAATATGCCGGGCAGATCGAGCGGGGG
This window of the Nitrospirae bacterium CG2_30_53_67 genome carries:
- a CDS encoding hypoxanthine phosphoribosyltransferase — its product is MKRLGEVLISAEAIRNRVCDLAGEISRDYQGKDLLMVGILKGAFVFMADLVRAISIPVRIDFLGVASYGPGTDPSEEIKVFKDLNQPVAGRDILIVDDIIDTGLTTDYLLRLLTVRSPRSIKVCSLLNKPSRRKVEVKIDYLGFQIPDHFVVGYGMDFNEEYRHLPEVHMITAS
- a CDS encoding cell division protein FtsH; the protein is MNSFYKSLTLWLVIGMVMVLVFNLFNYQKDITHEITFTEFLDQVDNGEVKEVVIQEDEGITGITQDGKTFRVYSPQYPDLIKDLRTKGVKIKAKPPRKESLLMTILVSWFPFLLLIGVWIFFMRQMQGGGNKALSFGKSRAKLLTEDQQKVTFKDVAGIDEAKEELQEVIEFLKDPKKFQKLGGKIPKGVLLMGPPGTGKTLLARAIAGEADVPFFTISGSDFVEMFVGVGASRVRDLFDQGKKHAPCIIFIDEIDAVGRHRGAGLGGGHDEREQTLNQLLVEMDGFESHESVILIAATNRPDVLDPALMRPGRFDRQVVVPNPDIKGREGILKVHTRKIPMAEDVDIMTLARGTPGFSGADLANMVNEGALLAARKNKDKVDMSDLESAKDKVMMGAERRSMVMTDEEKRNTAYHEAGHALVARLVPGADPVHKVTIIPRGRALGVTQQIPESDKYTYSKENMLARITVLLGGRASEELIFDQMTTGAGNDIERSTELARKMICEWGMSDKLGPVTFGKKEEQIFLGREISQHRDYSEATAVEIDSEVRRVVNECHDEARRLLQENIETLKRIAETLLDIEVLNAEQLDEIIDGKSPKEAKE
- a CDS encoding dihydropteroate synthase; the protein is MRYRMRVLNLGTRDELIREMKRLGADPEGIGMMFPKGLTRLIRLAGIPCKVANLLKQELLSRGGDCAVSHGTLTHAVETTDALMIATERQYRELIRKLKKQKIFGLPELAGQIEKSITNMNLRKFRIEIGGKALNLDERTHIMGVLNVTPDSFSDGGTFMDPEKAYLHALRMRDDGADIIDIGGESTRPGAEETPEDLELSRILPLVERISRESEAVISVDTYKARVARKAIEAGAHMINDISGLRFDPEMAPLIAETGVPVVIMHIKGTPRDMQKEPSYEDVMGEIIASLEESMEIAYRAGVREEQIVVDPGIGFGKRLQDNLDIIRHLSELKILGRPILLGTSRKSFIGSILNLSVTDRLEGTAATVSVGIMNGVHIIRVHDVREMARVAKVTDAVAQRV
- a CDS encoding TIGR00159 family protein, coding for MFSEISDVLHWFLRTFRWQDAVDILIVAYVLYELFKLFKGTRALQMIIGLTILVMASFIFQWAKFYTISWLLNNLWAYLALSVIILFQPEIRRTLAHMGQSPVFSSMNLESEAKTIDELVKGSVTMASRKIGALILLEREHSIEGLIEMGTPIDSKLSKEILLSIFLPYSPIHDGAVIIQKDRIKAAGCFLPLTLNLNLSKELGTRHRAAMGITEETDAVVIVVSEETGTISVVIGGKITRDLDAQALRRVLTNVMRPVKKKTRKWF
- a CDS encoding phosphoglucosamine mutase, whose translation is MGKLFGTDGVRGVANVYPMNVEMAIKLGRAASHIFKKARSGRHKVIIGKDTRLSGYMLESALMSGICSMGVDVLLVGPLPTPAIAFMTKNLRADAGVVISASHNPYQDNGIKFFSPDGYKLPDEIEEEMESLIFSNDIDSIRPTAEEVGKAFRIDDAEGRYVSYIKTSFPKEYDLSGIKIVIDCANGAAYKAAPLVMQELGADIVVLNNRPDGCNINKDCGSLHPDVIIKAVLDHGADIGISLDGDADRVIFSDEKGSEVNGDPVMVFSALDMKSRGVLRENTLVTTVMSNMGLELALKKQGIRVVRTQVGDRYVAEEMIRGGYNLGGEQSGHILFMDYNTTGDGILSALQVLSIMRRSGKSLSELASVMTTLPQILKNVRVREKKDFESLPDVKKAIHSAEQKLKEEGRVLVRYSGTENKARVMIEGPDSDSIRDMAESIAGEIEKAIGVKN
- a CDS encoding pyridoxine 5'-phosphate synthase, producing MTRLGVNIDHVATIRQARLTTEPDPVAAALIAELAGADGITIHLREDRRHIQDRDLSLIRRVIHVRLNLEMAATEEIIRIALKERPDAVCLVPEKRAELTTEGGLDVAAHGKSLKQGIRRLRHKGIEVSIFVDPDPRQVIASKELNADAVEIHTGAYAEAKGKAQARELERIHRAVQTAREIGISIHAGHGLTYRNVSRIAAIPEIEELNIGHSIISRAVLVGLERAVREMKALVNP
- a CDS encoding tRNA (adenosine(37)-N6)-threonylcarbamoyltransferase complex ATPase subunit type 1 TsaE — its product is MQAVLRSSSEEETLLIGERLGGRLAGGDILALAGRLGAGKTVLAKGIARGLGIREEDVVSPTYMLIHEISGAVKLFHVDLYRVTDMDDLENAGFYDVFDQDAVTVIEWADRFPGAVSEPYLMIRLQCVDENIREIFIEPHGERFRRLLNLLVKEIPSHLIYRT